A window of Cryptomeria japonica chromosome 3, Sugi_1.0, whole genome shotgun sequence contains these coding sequences:
- the LOC131033896 gene encoding uncharacterized protein LOC131033896: protein MSFLGPKLLLKIDNRLRQAFPRQQHEPFGGLSIILVGDLGQLPPVMDKPLYASHSTALALWHSFQTVVTLDTSFRQQGASNIQQQFRAILQNIRNANPLQTNWEALMSRSSSKLPIDHNKHFDNSIHLFATNASVKHHNTKMLKQLHLPVARCLAQNSRQTNPEYNNDEQLPSELLLSLNEQVMLIANLWIQAGLVNGSLGQIRSIIYDTDSRPPDLPKYVVVEFKNYSGPHWDNANPKFVPIPPITRGSRTQLPLAMAWALTIHKSQGLTLDKATVDIGKAEKQGLTFTALSRVKSLHDLRTEPLFSFERYSKLQSNAYTTMRKKEENRLSALSIQISASPPHQQL from the coding sequence ATGAGCTTTTTGGGGCCTAAATTGCTTTTGAAAATTGACAATAGATTACGTCAAGCATTCCCTCGCCAGCAACACGAACCATTTGGAGGCCTCTCAATCATCCTTGTAGGCGACCTCGGCCAACTACCTCCAGTGATGGACAAGCCTTTGTATGCCTCGCATTCTACAGCCCTTGCATTATGGCACTCCTTTCAAACTGTTGTTACCTTAGATACAAGTTTCCGACAACAAGGTGCCTCAAACATCCAACAACAATTTCGTGCAATCTTGCAAAACATTAGAAATGCCAATCCACTCCAAACAAATTGGGAAGCTCTTATGTCTCGATCCTCTTCCAAACTGCCTATAGATCATAACAAGCACTTTGACAATTCAAttcatttgtttgcaacaaatgcatCTGTCAAACACCACAATACTAAAATGTTAAAACAATTACACTTACCTGTTGCAAGATGTCTCGCCCAAAATTCAAGGCAAACAAACCCTGAATATAATAATGATGAGCAACTTCCTTCAGAATTGCTCCTCTCCCTTAATGAACAAGTTATGTTGATTGCTAATCTATGGATACAAGCTGGTTTGGTCAATGGATCATTAGGACAAATCAGATCCATTATCTATGATACAGATTCTAGACCTCCTGACTTGCCAAAGTATGTGGTCGTTGAATTCAAAAATTATTCTGGCCCTCATTGGGACAATGCAAATCCAAAATTTGTCCCTATACCACCTATCACTCGAGGCAGCCGCACCCAGCTCCCCCTTGCAATGGCTTGGGCCCTTACTATTCACAAATCCCAAGGCCTCACTTTGGACAAAGCAACAGTCGACATTGGCAAGGCTGAAAAACAAGGGCTGACCTTCACTGCACTGTCACGAGTGAAGTCTCTTCATGATCTAAGAACAGAGCCACTTTTCAGTTTTGAAAGATATTCAAAATTACAAAGCAATGCTTATACAACTATGAGGAAAAAAGAGGAAAACAGATTGAGTGCTCTCTCCATTCAGATATCTGCATCGCCTCCccaccaacaactctaa